In Bacteroidota bacterium, a single window of DNA contains:
- a CDS encoding biopolymer transporter ExbD: MARVVIARRRPPLATFTLASMTDIVLLLLIFFLLTSSFVTQFGIRVNVPQAQTGPIEEGQYVTVAVTRDGRFFVDGEPVFRDALGARLAAKREHLSRPVVVLQADRAATVEDAVWVMNVARALGMGIWIATEPERP, translated from the coding sequence ATGGCTAGGGTTGTGATCGCGCGTCGTCGCCCGCCGCTGGCCACGTTCACCTTGGCCTCGATGACCGACATCGTGCTGCTGTTGCTGATCTTTTTCCTGCTTACCTCCTCTTTCGTAACCCAGTTTGGGATCCGGGTCAACGTGCCCCAAGCCCAAACCGGTCCCATCGAGGAGGGGCAGTACGTAACGGTTGCGGTCACACGAGACGGGCGCTTTTTCGTGGATGGAGAGCCGGTCTTCCGTGACGCTTTGGGGGCTCGGCTGGCCGCCAAGCGCGAGCACCTCTCTCGTCCTGTCGTGGTTTTGCAAGCCGATCGGGCCGCCACGGTCGAGGACGCCGTCTGGGTCATGAACGTAGCCCGGGCTCTCGGGATGGGCATTTGGATCGCTACAGAACCGGAAAGACCCTGA
- a CDS encoding MotA/TolQ/ExbB proton channel family protein, with the protein MPWQAPLLNPADTLVQLPVAPEQAMSLWDMLLKGGWLMIPIALCSVLAVFVILERWLVLRRARMEIPPFLRQIHALLQAGDVAQAIAVCEEVDRPIARVLKRGLERLGRPIEDIKEAVEQAGRQEAFALERRLDLLASISGIAPLLGFLGTVTGMIQAFQQIQALQGNVNPSVLAGGIWEALITTAAGLAVGIPAYAFYNYLNSRVNRMVFELEEAATRFLDLLEEPVRPGARGL; encoded by the coding sequence ATGCCCTGGCAAGCCCCCTTGCTTAACCCTGCCGATACGCTAGTGCAGCTGCCTGTAGCCCCGGAGCAGGCCATGAGCCTGTGGGATATGCTGCTTAAGGGCGGCTGGCTCATGATCCCCATCGCCCTCTGTTCGGTTCTGGCCGTCTTTGTGATTTTGGAGCGATGGCTGGTTTTGCGGCGAGCCCGCATGGAGATCCCGCCCTTCCTGCGCCAGATCCACGCCCTGCTGCAGGCCGGTGACGTGGCACAGGCCATCGCCGTTTGCGAAGAGGTCGATCGCCCGATCGCGCGCGTGCTTAAGCGGGGGCTTGAGCGGCTCGGGCGTCCGATCGAAGACATCAAGGAGGCCGTCGAGCAGGCCGGACGGCAAGAGGCTTTTGCGCTGGAACGTCGCCTGGATTTGCTGGCCTCGATTTCGGGTATCGCCCCGCTGCTGGGTTTCCTAGGTACAGTTACGGGCATGATTCAGGCCTTTCAGCAGATCCAAGCCCTACAAGGCAACGTGAACCCGAGCGTGCTGGCGGGCGGGATCTGGGAGGCGCTTATCACCACGGCCGCCGGGCTGGCCGTAGGCATTCCGGCCTATGCGTTCTACAACTACCTCAACAGCCGGGTCAACCGAATGGTCTTCGAGCTAGAAGAGGCGGCCACGCGCTTCTTGGATCTGCTCGAGGAGCCTGTTCGGCCGGGAGCGCGCGGCCTATAG
- a CDS encoding DUF1611 domain-containing protein → MAVPFERPIIYCEGHFDSYGCKTGNGILRYGNKRVVAILDSTSRCRQASEVLGSGYEIPVVRTLQQALAYGPDSLLIGTAGKGGEPTPEMLETIREAIQAGLHIIHGLHVHIGELPEFRELAARHGVRIWDTRKPPARLPVGSGRVARELSVPVVLTVGSDCSLGKMTVTLELHREAEARGLRSAFIATGQTGIMIAGFGVAVDAVVSDFMAGAVEELILEQAPGKDIIFVEGQGGILHAGYSGVTLGLLHGSMPSHMILCHQPGRRCHKYTDWPIQPLSTYIHLYEALIAPFRPAKVVGIGLNTWGMGEEEARHAIEEVERQTGLPTTDAVRYGAAKLLEAILRTPVSRPQPVGVC, encoded by the coding sequence ATGGCCGTCCCGTTTGAACGCCCCATCATCTACTGCGAGGGGCACTTCGACTCATACGGCTGCAAAACGGGAAACGGGATTCTGCGCTACGGCAACAAACGCGTGGTGGCGATCCTGGATAGCACCTCCCGTTGTCGGCAGGCCTCCGAGGTGTTGGGATCGGGATACGAGATCCCGGTGGTGCGCACGTTGCAACAGGCCCTGGCTTACGGGCCCGATAGCCTCCTTATCGGCACAGCCGGCAAAGGCGGGGAACCGACCCCGGAGATGTTGGAAACGATACGCGAAGCCATTCAGGCCGGGCTGCACATCATACATGGGCTGCATGTGCACATCGGCGAGCTTCCCGAATTTCGCGAGCTTGCGGCCCGGCATGGGGTGCGGATCTGGGATACGCGCAAACCTCCGGCTCGGCTGCCGGTGGGATCCGGGCGCGTGGCGCGCGAACTGAGCGTGCCCGTTGTGCTTACGGTGGGCAGCGACTGCTCCCTGGGCAAGATGACCGTGACGCTGGAGCTGCACCGCGAAGCCGAGGCTCGGGGGCTGCGCTCGGCCTTCATCGCCACAGGCCAGACGGGTATCATGATCGCCGGTTTTGGGGTGGCTGTCGACGCCGTGGTGAGCGACTTTATGGCCGGAGCCGTCGAAGAGCTTATTCTGGAGCAAGCGCCTGGTAAGGATATCATCTTCGTCGAGGGCCAGGGCGGCATCCTGCATGCCGGCTACTCGGGCGTGACGCTTGGGCTTTTGCACGGAAGCATGCCCTCGCACATGATCCTTTGTCATCAGCCCGGACGCCGTTGCCATAAGTACACGGACTGGCCCATACAGCCGCTCTCCACGTACATCCATCTCTATGAGGCGCTTATAGCCCCCTTCCGGCCCGCCAAGGTCGTGGGCATCGGACTCAACACATGGGGGATGGGCGAAGAGGAGGCCCGGCACGCAATCGAGGAGGTGGAACGCCAAACCGGGCTACCGACCACAGACGCTGTGCGTTACGGGGCGGCTAAGCTCTTAGAGGCCATTTTGCGGACCCCCGTGTCCCGCCCCCAGCCGGTGGGGGTCTGCTAA
- a CDS encoding tetratricopeptide repeat protein encodes MRALFSIGLLGLLGVSTASGAQADPEALFRQAYERLVERQYRDAWRQFDRFIALYPDHVLLPEAYYYQAEAALGMGYQERALQLYESFVQRFPYHPFALEALLFLGQSALKADNYALALLYWQQVRARAGEAGLRAQAEFWIAEAYRRLGRLQEAEAAYQEVYRRHPRSEVALIALYTLAQLYLEQGRLEEAQQVLERIQRAYPEQATRPDFVLWLAELRARTGRLEELVADLVPRLDRLPFDLQARALFWIGTAYAKMRDPARALVYFERLRREHPRSPQARRAQYEMAWAYAEQGAYAQAAAAFAELAASGLDSLSEAAAYYAAAFWERAGRIEEARRAYGSLLERFSGGSWQDRALLEWGRLELRQNRPAEAIPILRRLLERHPNSPLLSEGLEWLGQAHLLLGEYTRAAEVLEVAASLGGVPLEMRHRARFLKAWTLLRGGFYRQALQECERIYQEAPSGPWAPEALFWAAEAQFQLGQAERAAELWGRFLSAFRDHPYSTAARYGRAWALFRAGRYVEAIPEFRAFLGAYRPPVGALIRYDDDARLRLADAHFALKQYAEAIAAYQAVIDRGGAGADYALFQQAMARYYGNSPQEAIRLLRLLRERYRSSAYADEAHYQIGWIYFRLGRYPEAIAEFERLRSQNPASPFAPQALYNIGDAYYNAGRLEEAVRAYEDFVRQYPQHPLVVEAISSAQYAYEALGRSEQGEALLERFAAQNPDNPLVEELRYRIGELRLQAGRYEEAIRALRRFIETARGTRRLPEAYYNLGFAYRQLGRLEEAIATWQRLVSDFPGADQRRDALRQLGELYLEQGRYRQAIGVYQLWEQAARTAEERLSALVGQAQAHLELGNAAQAEQLLRRALGRDGGDSLTVLRAELVMARALEAQGRLEEAERLYQKVANAGQADPGAEAQFRLGILYRRRGLLAQAVDAFNRVGIVFGGELEWVVRARLEQAHTLRDMGNRAQAIRLYESILQDYPGTQAALEAARELAALQRANPRR; translated from the coding sequence ATGCGCGCCTTATTTTCAATCGGCCTGTTGGGGCTGCTGGGTGTGTCCACTGCGTCCGGGGCGCAGGCGGACCCCGAGGCGCTTTTTCGTCAAGCCTATGAGCGACTCGTAGAGCGTCAATATCGGGACGCTTGGCGTCAGTTTGATCGCTTCATCGCCCTCTATCCCGATCATGTGCTGCTGCCGGAGGCCTACTATTATCAAGCCGAGGCCGCTCTGGGTATGGGCTATCAAGAGCGGGCCCTACAGTTGTACGAGAGCTTCGTACAGCGCTTTCCTTATCACCCCTTTGCCCTTGAGGCGTTGCTCTTTCTAGGTCAATCCGCCTTGAAGGCGGATAACTACGCGCTCGCCCTCCTTTACTGGCAGCAGGTGCGCGCTCGCGCCGGGGAAGCCGGTCTGCGCGCGCAGGCCGAATTCTGGATCGCCGAAGCGTACAGGCGCCTGGGCCGGTTGCAGGAGGCGGAGGCCGCCTACCAGGAGGTTTACCGGCGCCATCCCCGCTCCGAGGTCGCCTTGATCGCCCTGTATACGCTAGCGCAGCTCTATCTGGAGCAGGGACGCCTGGAGGAGGCCCAGCAGGTGCTGGAACGGATTCAGCGGGCCTATCCGGAGCAGGCGACGCGGCCGGATTTTGTGCTCTGGCTGGCCGAGCTTCGGGCCCGCACCGGAAGGCTAGAGGAGCTCGTAGCGGATCTGGTTCCGCGACTAGATCGCCTGCCTTTTGATCTACAGGCGCGGGCCCTGTTTTGGATCGGGACGGCTTACGCGAAGATGCGCGACCCGGCTCGGGCGCTGGTGTATTTTGAACGCTTGCGTCGAGAACACCCCAGAAGCCCCCAGGCGCGCCGGGCGCAATACGAAATGGCCTGGGCCTACGCCGAACAGGGGGCCTACGCGCAGGCGGCCGCCGCTTTTGCCGAACTAGCTGCCTCGGGATTGGATTCTCTATCTGAGGCCGCCGCCTACTATGCGGCGGCCTTCTGGGAGAGGGCCGGCCGCATAGAGGAGGCGCGCCGGGCCTATGGGAGCCTGCTTGAGCGCTTTTCAGGCGGTTCTTGGCAGGATAGGGCTCTTCTGGAATGGGGTCGCCTCGAGCTGCGCCAGAACCGACCCGCGGAGGCCATTCCGATCCTCCGTCGCCTCTTGGAACGTCATCCCAACTCCCCCCTGCTCTCGGAGGGCCTGGAGTGGCTAGGTCAGGCGCATCTGTTGTTGGGCGAGTACACGCGCGCAGCCGAGGTGCTCGAGGTGGCCGCATCCCTAGGGGGTGTTCCCCTCGAAATGCGGCACCGGGCCCGGTTCCTAAAAGCCTGGACGCTGCTGCGCGGAGGCTTCTATAGGCAGGCCCTGCAAGAGTGCGAGCGCATTTATCAAGAGGCGCCCTCCGGCCCCTGGGCCCCAGAGGCCCTGTTTTGGGCGGCCGAGGCCCAGTTCCAGTTGGGCCAAGCCGAACGCGCCGCGGAGCTTTGGGGGCGCTTTCTGAGCGCGTTTCGGGATCACCCCTACAGCACGGCCGCTCGATACGGCCGAGCTTGGGCTCTGTTTCGAGCCGGCCGTTACGTTGAGGCCATCCCGGAATTTCGGGCTTTTCTAGGGGCGTACAGGCCTCCTGTAGGTGCGCTTATCCGCTATGACGACGACGCCCGGCTTCGGCTAGCGGATGCGCATTTCGCCCTCAAGCAATACGCAGAGGCCATCGCGGCCTATCAAGCCGTCATCGACCGCGGGGGGGCTGGGGCCGACTACGCGCTTTTTCAGCAAGCTATGGCCCGCTACTATGGCAACAGCCCCCAGGAGGCGATCCGGCTGCTGCGCTTGCTGCGAGAGCGATACCGGTCCTCGGCCTACGCCGATGAGGCGCACTATCAGATCGGCTGGATCTATTTTCGGCTAGGCCGCTACCCGGAGGCCATCGCGGAGTTCGAGCGGCTGCGTTCGCAAAACCCCGCAAGCCCGTTCGCCCCACAGGCGCTCTACAATATCGGAGACGCCTACTATAACGCGGGCCGGCTGGAGGAGGCGGTCCGCGCATATGAGGATTTTGTGCGCCAATACCCCCAACATCCGCTTGTGGTGGAAGCGATCTCAAGCGCGCAGTACGCTTATGAGGCCTTGGGGCGTTCCGAGCAAGGCGAGGCGCTCCTGGAGCGTTTTGCCGCCCAAAACCCGGATAACCCGCTAGTGGAGGAGCTCAGGTATCGGATCGGGGAGCTTCGCCTGCAGGCGGGCCGCTACGAAGAGGCCATCCGGGCCTTAAGGCGTTTTATCGAAACGGCACGCGGCACAAGACGGCTTCCGGAGGCCTACTACAACCTGGGCTTCGCCTATCGGCAGCTGGGTCGATTGGAGGAGGCCATCGCCACCTGGCAGCGCCTGGTAAGCGATTTCCCTGGCGCCGATCAGCGCCGCGACGCCTTGCGCCAACTCGGGGAGCTATACCTGGAGCAGGGCCGCTACCGGCAGGCGATCGGGGTCTACCAGCTTTGGGAGCAAGCTGCACGCACGGCCGAGGAGCGGCTTTCGGCCCTCGTAGGACAGGCGCAGGCCCATCTGGAGCTAGGCAATGCGGCGCAGGCCGAGCAGCTCCTACGCCGCGCCCTGGGCCGCGACGGGGGCGATTCTCTCACGGTTCTGCGGGCCGAGCTCGTTATGGCCCGGGCTCTTGAAGCCCAAGGCCGTCTGGAGGAGGCCGAGCGGCTATACCAAAAAGTGGCCAACGCGGGTCAGGCCGATCCGGGCGCGGAGGCGCAGTTCCGGCTGGGGATCCTATATCGGCGTCGAGGGCTTCTGGCGCAGGCCGTGGATGCCTTCAATCGGGTGGGGATCGTCTTCGGTGGGGAGCTCGAATGGGTCGTCCGAGCCCGCTTGGAGCAGGCCCACACGCTGCGCGATATGGGCAACCGAGCCCAGGCGATCCGGCTCTATGAGTCCATCCTGCAAGATTATCCCGGCACGCAGGCCGCCCTGGAGGCCGCGCGCGAACTAGCGGCCCTGCAAAGGGCAAATCCGCGGAGATGA
- a CDS encoding site-specific integrase: MLDFTNRELDLYLERFESEYLAEASPETRGTYRRALNTFRQWFARQKGAFRFRETDVERYRLYLVQTKNLADVSVSTYLTALRRFCQYLVQVGLLAENPARRIRGNRRPGEHRRRYLELTELEALLEAIPKTDLMGLRDRALVGLMAYSGVTEIEISRARILDLERHADLWWLRVQPKGYQEKTAVAELHPQSIRLLEEFLQAWSARQPLEPGWGLIPGLGPRNRFGPIHTRALRKRVEDHLKRAGLAGPGRSPHSLVYTAVRVWLEDLLRERGKTMPDAEIIESLKELVYRRMHHQTLETTLVYLRQIGIGV; the protein is encoded by the coding sequence ATGCTGGACTTCACCAACCGCGAACTGGACTTGTACCTGGAGCGCTTTGAGTCCGAGTACCTGGCCGAAGCCAGCCCCGAGACGCGGGGTACCTATCGGCGCGCGCTCAACACGTTCCGGCAATGGTTTGCCCGACAAAAGGGGGCTTTCCGGTTTCGCGAAACGGACGTGGAGCGCTACCGGCTCTATCTGGTCCAGACCAAAAACCTGGCCGATGTGTCCGTCTCCACGTACCTGACGGCCCTAAGGCGGTTTTGTCAATATCTGGTTCAGGTGGGCCTGCTGGCGGAAAACCCCGCCCGGCGAATCCGCGGCAACCGCCGTCCCGGTGAGCATCGGCGTCGGTATCTGGAGCTGACAGAGCTGGAGGCGCTCCTGGAGGCCATCCCCAAGACGGACCTCATGGGTCTGCGGGACCGCGCGCTAGTCGGTCTTATGGCCTACTCGGGCGTAACGGAGATCGAGATCTCGCGGGCGCGGATTCTGGACCTGGAGCGTCATGCGGACCTGTGGTGGCTACGGGTGCAGCCCAAGGGGTATCAAGAGAAAACGGCCGTGGCCGAACTGCACCCACAAAGCATACGCCTGCTAGAGGAATTCCTGCAGGCCTGGTCGGCGCGCCAGCCCCTAGAGCCCGGCTGGGGGTTGATACCCGGTCTGGGACCCCGCAACCGCTTCGGCCCTATTCACACAAGAGCCCTGCGCAAACGCGTAGAGGATCATCTCAAACGCGCCGGATTGGCCGGTCCGGGCCGCTCGCCCCATAGCCTGGTCTACACGGCGGTGCGCGTGTGGCTAGAGGACCTGCTGCGCGAGCGGGGTAAGACGATGCCGGATGCCGAGATCATCGAATCCTTAAAAGAGCTCGTCTATCGCCGCATGCACCACCAAACGCTGGAAACCACGCTCGTATACCTGCGTCAGATCGGCATCGGGGTTTAG
- a CDS encoding SPOR domain-containing protein, with protein MRAEAWIHRLADLLGASPEEARAWLQARIEGLQAELRRTGQAHWPGLGWFRRTSEGALLFEPDPDLAQAVNDKYAGLEPLLVSESWELPDTIGEADSGEADSEEGSPTSPEWKQAQIYSEGLQQQGEVDFPREEAEETYTPIAWGGLSVEGPDRQGSAWSERPRYEPPPARLRMRNPAQISPRSPKGIPVWWLLGLGLLLAAVGTWWYFRGQHPGAPQAGPNVPPSVAEAPRALDLFSADTVRTDTLASVMAPSSAEPFRSERAVPDWLRRPVQAGAGGFTIVLASWPTEQEAQADRERLLRSGVEATILPAQTPIGRRFRLVIGQFPTRREAETRRRELIDRLGRSDAWIWRLVR; from the coding sequence GTGCGCGCAGAGGCTTGGATACATCGCTTGGCCGACTTGTTAGGGGCATCGCCCGAAGAAGCGCGCGCTTGGCTGCAGGCCCGCATAGAGGGGCTCCAGGCCGAGCTGCGAAGAACCGGCCAGGCCCACTGGCCCGGCCTGGGTTGGTTTCGGAGGACTTCAGAGGGGGCCTTGCTTTTCGAGCCCGATCCCGATCTGGCGCAGGCCGTAAACGATAAATATGCGGGTCTTGAACCCCTGCTCGTCTCTGAATCCTGGGAGCTGCCGGACACAATCGGCGAAGCGGATTCCGGCGAGGCGGATTCGGAGGAGGGAAGTCCCACCTCGCCAGAATGGAAGCAAGCGCAGATCTATTCAGAGGGCTTGCAACAGCAGGGGGAAGTGGACTTCCCCAGGGAGGAAGCAGAAGAGACCTACACCCCCATCGCGTGGGGCGGTCTCTCCGTCGAGGGGCCCGACCGGCAAGGCAGCGCATGGTCCGAGCGGCCCCGGTATGAGCCCCCCCCGGCGCGCCTTCGCATGCGCAATCCAGCTCAAATTTCGCCTCGCTCTCCAAAGGGAATCCCCGTCTGGTGGCTGTTGGGTCTTGGGCTCCTCCTGGCCGCCGTAGGAACGTGGTGGTACTTCCGGGGGCAGCACCCCGGAGCCCCGCAAGCGGGTCCTAACGTGCCGCCTTCGGTCGCCGAGGCCCCGCGCGCCTTGGACCTATTTTCCGCGGATACGGTTAGGACCGATACGCTGGCAAGCGTTATGGCCCCGTCCTCAGCGGAGCCCTTCAGGTCCGAGCGTGCCGTCCCGGACTGGCTGCGCAGGCCTGTTCAGGCAGGGGCCGGCGGTTTTACGATCGTGCTCGCCTCCTGGCCAACGGAACAGGAGGCCCAAGCCGACCGGGAACGGTTGTTGCGCTCTGGGGTAGAAGCTACCATCCTACCTGCACAGACGCCCATAGGCCGCCGCTTTCGACTCGTAATCGGCCAATTTCCAACGCGTCGAGAGGCTGAAACACGCCGGCGTGAGCTGATCGACCGGCTCGGCCGCTCCGATGCCTGGATCTGGCGTCTTGTCCGGTAG
- a CDS encoding histidine triad nucleotide-binding protein — protein MAETIFAKIVRKEVPAQIVYEDERVVAFRDIHPQAPTHILIVPREPIATLNDLKPDQAELVGHMVLVAQRLARQEGIAERGYRLVFNCNPEGGQSVYHLHLHLLGGRQMGWPPG, from the coding sequence ATGGCCGAGACGATTTTCGCCAAGATCGTGCGCAAGGAGGTCCCCGCTCAGATCGTCTACGAGGACGAGCGCGTGGTGGCCTTTCGGGACATCCACCCGCAAGCGCCTACGCACATCTTGATCGTGCCCCGGGAGCCCATTGCGACGCTGAACGACCTAAAGCCAGATCAGGCCGAACTCGTCGGCCACATGGTGCTGGTCGCCCAACGCCTGGCCCGTCAAGAGGGGATAGCGGAGCGGGGATATCGGCTCGTCTTCAATTGCAATCCGGAAGGGGGCCAATCGGTCTATCACCTGCACTTGCACCTGCTCGGAGGCCGCCAGATGGGCTGGCCGCCGGGTTAG
- the ispE gene encoding 4-(cytidine 5'-diphospho)-2-C-methyl-D-erythritol kinase produces MSPRGQIEESAPAKINLGLHVLARRPDGYHEIDTVLLPVAWEDRLLLQAPAADFAFTCTDPDLPLGEENLCVRALRLVQRAGRWQTPVRIHLDKRIPYGAGLGGGSSDAAAVLRGLNKLGLKASPSELETWAAQLGSDVPFFLQAIPARARGRGELLEPWPGFHWPFWTVLVFPGIRISTAEAYRWVRPRSEGRPDLERLLRDLDPVRWRRELVNDFEAPVLDRHPMLRALRDRLYALGALYAALSGSGSAFWAIFETEPSARAALEALSPLEAKLSPPRPFFPCLG; encoded by the coding sequence ATGTCGCCACGTGGCCAAATAGAAGAAAGCGCCCCGGCTAAGATCAACCTGGGCCTACATGTGCTCGCCCGCAGACCCGACGGGTATCACGAGATCGACACGGTGCTGTTACCCGTAGCTTGGGAGGACCGCTTGCTGCTGCAAGCGCCAGCAGCAGATTTCGCCTTCACGTGCACGGACCCCGATTTGCCCCTGGGGGAGGAGAACCTCTGCGTGCGCGCGCTGCGACTGGTGCAGCGCGCGGGCCGGTGGCAGACCCCCGTGCGCATCCACCTGGACAAACGCATACCCTACGGGGCCGGGCTGGGGGGCGGCTCTAGCGACGCGGCGGCCGTGCTGCGCGGCCTCAACAAACTGGGGCTTAAGGCCTCCCCATCGGAGCTTGAGACCTGGGCCGCACAGCTGGGCTCCGATGTGCCGTTTTTCCTTCAGGCCATCCCCGCCCGGGCGCGGGGTCGGGGGGAGCTTCTGGAGCCCTGGCCGGGCTTCCACTGGCCGTTCTGGACCGTGCTCGTCTTTCCGGGGATTCGCATCTCCACGGCCGAGGCGTACCGATGGGTCAGGCCCCGCTCTGAAGGGCGCCCTGATCTGGAGCGGCTGCTTCGGGATCTGGATCCGGTTCGTTGGCGGCGAGAGCTGGTCAACGACTTTGAGGCGCCGGTCCTGGATCGCCATCCGATGTTGCGCGCGCTTCGGGATCGCCTCTATGCCCTGGGCGCCCTTTATGCAGCCCTCTCCGGCAGTGGATCGGCCTTTTGGGCCATCTTCGAAACCGAACCCTCTGCGCGCGCCGCTCTGGAGGCCCTATCTCCCCTGGAGGCCAAGCTGAGCCCGCCACGTCCGTTTTTTCCTTGCCTTGGCTAA
- a CDS encoding TonB family protein, with product MDRYRTGKTLMRTPEERIAWAGSVALHAALALAFWLIVVRSEVGPIGLIEVQFGPFREGRPVRAVPQATAAFEAAAEATAGATQEAAAQPAEPPRIPEPPARPVEAPRQPPLQSPERIQVPTAPEVRPERSSPEPSRSQPAPERSGQGSEVGMGRVPERAEGAPASGGPEGSGKMAEGSPGAGLDPDRAAPFLLVWDGNIARSILRQRLPEYPVKVEAEIRIRFTVDPQGRVISMIPLQKGPPELERAAMQALREWRFNPLPAYMPQLPQSGVITFRFRLE from the coding sequence TTGGATCGCTACAGAACCGGAAAGACCCTGATGCGCACCCCAGAGGAGCGGATCGCCTGGGCGGGCAGCGTGGCTTTGCACGCGGCGCTGGCCCTTGCCTTTTGGCTCATCGTAGTGCGCTCAGAAGTAGGCCCGATAGGGCTTATCGAGGTCCAGTTCGGGCCGTTCCGAGAGGGCAGGCCCGTGCGTGCGGTCCCGCAGGCAACGGCCGCTTTCGAAGCCGCCGCCGAGGCGACAGCTGGCGCCACCCAGGAGGCCGCAGCCCAGCCCGCTGAGCCGCCGCGCATTCCGGAACCTCCGGCCCGGCCCGTGGAGGCCCCCCGACAGCCGCCCCTGCAAAGCCCGGAGCGGATCCAGGTGCCCACCGCCCCTGAGGTGCGCCCGGAGCGCTCCAGCCCAGAGCCAAGCCGCTCTCAGCCGGCCCCGGAGCGTTCCGGTCAGGGAAGCGAAGTGGGTATGGGCCGCGTTCCGGAGCGCGCCGAAGGTGCACCCGCAAGCGGCGGGCCGGAAGGCTCCGGCAAGATGGCCGAGGGCAGCCCCGGAGCCGGTCTGGATCCGGACCGCGCCGCGCCCTTTCTGCTCGTCTGGGACGGCAACATCGCGCGCAGCATCCTCCGACAGCGGTTGCCGGAGTATCCGGTCAAAGTCGAAGCGGAGATCCGCATCCGCTTTACCGTGGATCCACAGGGGCGAGTCATCAGCATGATCCCCCTGCAGAAGGGGCCGCCGGAGCTGGAGCGGGCCGCCATGCAAGCGCTTCGAGAGTGGCGCTTCAACCCCTTGCCCGCTTATATGCCTCAGCTGCCCCAAAGCGGCGTCATCACGTTTCGGTTTCGTCTGGAGTGA
- a CDS encoding HU family DNA-binding protein, with the protein MEPLPEHFDTVAATVIRQALLERKVVRLPGLGKLKVVHHKSRREPGPDGKIYLLPPADRVIFESES; encoded by the coding sequence ATGGAGCCGTTGCCCGAACACTTCGATACTGTCGCCGCCACGGTCATCCGACAGGCTCTGCTGGAGCGCAAAGTTGTGCGCCTGCCGGGCTTAGGGAAACTCAAAGTCGTGCACCACAAAAGCCGGCGCGAGCCCGGCCCGGACGGCAAGATCTACCTCTTGCCGCCTGCGGATCGGGTGATCTTCGAATCTGAAAGCTAG